One part of the Clostridium thermosuccinogenes genome encodes these proteins:
- a CDS encoding FtsK/SpoIIIE family DNA translocase has product MKVKKTQKKRYRKKDESISLEKYNNEIMGILVLASGVLAGLSLYYTQSVGIFGKLLKEILLGLFGMPAFILPPAIAFYSIMMIFKKNDNTLKARYLYGLILLALISSLIQTAFFNRKDYENLTPGGSLYKFIQDGIKLKGGGILGGLISTPFLLAFQTLGTIIIISALSIIDIILLTNMSIANFARNVKDIFVKMFERLAAAVKAVARLAGKRGKQEEDLEGYPEGTDIDFKTDSKLLDFQSEKASRELREKNKNNAKNAMKDETDRLGPIELVISDFRSNIKTEDKISGDNRPDNHKAEALKEKDSKEDGEIEEQLQQKMQENSGFVYKYPPIELLNDNKDGIKDIKEIRNAAIEGAKKLEDTLKSFGVEAKVINISRGPTVTRYELQPSPGVKVSKIVNLSDDISLNLASSGVRIEAPIPGKAAVGIEVPNKEVSPVFLREVIDSKEFSSFTSKLAFALGKDISGQNIIADIAKMPHLLIAGATGSGKSVCINSLITSILYKASPDEVKLLMIDPKVVELGVYNGIPHLLIPVVTDPKKAAGALNWAVQEMVNRYKLFAEKGVRDIKGYNHIQKESGEQGMMPHIVVIIDELADLMMVAPNDVEDAICRLAQMARAAGMHLVIATQRPSVDVITGIIKANIPSRISFAVSSQVDSRTILDMAGAEKLLGKGDMLFYPVGEPKPIRIQGAFVSDGEIERVVEYVKSQEKAEYNEDIIEKINSEKEVEEKDPGDNDELLPQAIEMVVEAGQASVSLIQRKFKVGYARAARIIDQMEERGIVGGYEGSKPRQVLITRQQLQEMKMSNGE; this is encoded by the coding sequence TTGAAAGTAAAAAAGACACAAAAGAAGAGATACAGAAAAAAAGATGAGAGCATTTCGTTGGAAAAATATAACAATGAAATAATGGGAATATTGGTGTTGGCGTCCGGGGTGCTTGCAGGATTGAGCCTTTACTACACCCAATCGGTGGGGATATTTGGAAAGCTGCTGAAGGAAATCCTCCTTGGCCTTTTTGGAATGCCTGCTTTTATACTGCCTCCAGCTATTGCTTTTTACAGCATAATGATGATATTTAAGAAGAATGATAATACCCTGAAGGCCAGATACCTTTATGGACTTATCCTGTTGGCCTTAATATCATCACTGATCCAGACTGCCTTCTTCAACCGTAAGGATTATGAGAATTTAACTCCCGGAGGCAGTCTGTACAAGTTTATTCAAGACGGCATTAAATTGAAAGGCGGAGGTATTTTGGGAGGCCTTATAAGCACACCCTTTTTGCTGGCTTTTCAAACCTTGGGCACCATAATAATCATATCCGCCCTTTCTATAATTGATATTATTTTACTGACCAACATGTCTATTGCTAATTTTGCGAGAAATGTGAAAGATATTTTTGTGAAGATGTTTGAAAGGCTCGCAGCAGCTGTTAAAGCTGTGGCAAGGCTTGCAGGAAAAAGAGGAAAACAAGAGGAAGATTTGGAAGGCTATCCGGAGGGAACGGATATTGATTTCAAAACGGATTCGAAGCTGTTGGACTTTCAGAGTGAAAAGGCTTCCAGGGAGTTGAGGGAAAAGAATAAAAATAATGCCAAGAACGCTATGAAAGACGAAACGGACAGATTAGGGCCCATTGAGCTGGTAATAAGCGATTTCAGAAGTAATATAAAGACGGAGGATAAAATATCCGGAGACAATAGGCCGGATAACCATAAAGCTGAAGCTTTAAAGGAAAAGGACAGCAAAGAGGATGGGGAAATCGAGGAACAGCTTCAGCAAAAAATGCAGGAAAACAGCGGATTTGTTTATAAATACCCTCCTATTGAGCTGTTAAATGACAACAAGGATGGGATTAAAGACATAAAGGAAATCAGGAATGCCGCTATTGAAGGCGCTAAAAAACTGGAGGACACTTTAAAAAGCTTTGGTGTGGAGGCAAAGGTTATAAATATCAGCCGTGGTCCCACGGTAACCCGTTATGAGCTTCAGCCCAGCCCTGGGGTAAAGGTAAGCAAAATCGTCAATCTATCCGATGACATATCCTTAAACCTCGCTTCTTCCGGGGTCAGGATTGAGGCACCGATACCCGGCAAGGCCGCCGTAGGTATTGAAGTGCCAAACAAAGAGGTTTCTCCGGTTTTCTTAAGGGAAGTTATAGATTCCAAGGAGTTTTCCAGTTTTACGTCGAAGCTGGCCTTTGCATTAGGCAAGGATATTTCAGGGCAGAACATAATAGCTGATATTGCAAAAATGCCGCACCTTCTCATTGCCGGAGCAACAGGTTCGGGTAAGAGTGTTTGCATAAACAGCCTCATCACCAGTATTTTATATAAGGCATCACCGGATGAGGTAAAGCTACTTATGATTGACCCAAAGGTGGTTGAACTGGGCGTATACAATGGCATACCGCATTTGCTCATACCTGTGGTGACCGACCCTAAAAAGGCGGCAGGAGCCCTCAACTGGGCGGTGCAGGAAATGGTAAACAGGTACAAGCTTTTTGCAGAAAAGGGAGTAAGGGACATAAAGGGATACAACCATATACAAAAAGAGTCGGGCGAGCAGGGTATGATGCCGCATATAGTTGTAATAATAGATGAGCTTGCAGATTTGATGATGGTTGCTCCCAATGATGTGGAGGATGCGATATGCCGGCTGGCACAGATGGCCAGAGCAGCAGGCATGCATCTGGTAATCGCTACCCAGAGGCCATCGGTGGATGTCATTACAGGCATAATAAAAGCGAATATACCTTCAAGAATATCCTTTGCGGTATCTTCACAGGTAGACTCCAGGACCATACTGGATATGGCCGGAGCGGAAAAGCTCCTGGGAAAAGGCGACATGCTTTTTTATCCTGTAGGTGAGCCAAAGCCTATCAGAATTCAGGGAGCTTTTGTATCAGACGGTGAGATAGAACGGGTGGTGGAATATGTTAAATCCCAGGAGAAGGCGGAGTATAATGAGGATATTATTGAGAAGATAAACAGTGAAAAGGAAGTTGAAGAGAAAGACCCTGGTGATAATGATGAGCTTCTGCCCCAGGCTATTGAGATGGTGGTCGAAGCCGGCCAGGCTTCTGTTTCGCTCATCCAAAGAAAATTTAAAGTAGGCTATGCGAGGGCTGCAAGAATAATAGATCAGATGGAAGAAAGAGGAATCGTAGGGGGTTACGAGGGAAGCAAGCCCCGCCAGGTGCTAATTACAAGGCAGCAGCTCCAGGAAATGAAAATGAGCAATGGCGAATAG
- a CDS encoding tetratricopeptide repeat protein: protein MTVVIGFVIFLMLLFIIYMFHRLYITRKWINIISLGFQICIFTIATLGFVGNVGASESLEALYLLFGCFLPGGFFAYDYFRMIRRVKQPESAERLIDNTASDIAEESTVKIDIPENTLSIKAEKFVPEDWSTRYNAGVKLYEQGRYAEAVDMLKKALDVKPDEIIIYYHMGCALIEQKRYDEALNCFKRAFGVKLTDSEIYYDIATVYSLIKKYDIAVDALRNAVQLDHDLKIEARYDRAFEPIKKSPEFKRIVS, encoded by the coding sequence ATGACTGTCGTAATAGGATTTGTGATTTTTCTGATGCTGCTTTTTATAATCTATATGTTCCACCGCCTGTACATCACACGGAAATGGATAAATATCATTTCCCTAGGATTTCAGATATGCATATTTACCATAGCCACGCTGGGATTTGTCGGAAATGTAGGCGCATCGGAATCCCTGGAAGCTTTGTACTTGCTTTTTGGATGTTTCCTGCCCGGAGGTTTTTTTGCATATGATTACTTCCGCATGATCAGGAGAGTGAAGCAGCCGGAATCGGCTGAAAGGCTCATAGATAATACCGCATCGGATATTGCTGAGGAAAGTACCGTCAAAATCGACATTCCGGAAAACACATTAAGCATAAAGGCTGAGAAATTTGTGCCGGAGGACTGGAGTACGCGGTATAATGCCGGTGTGAAGCTGTATGAGCAGGGGAGATATGCCGAAGCCGTGGATATGCTAAAAAAAGCTCTTGATGTCAAGCCGGATGAAATTATTATCTATTATCATATGGGCTGCGCGCTGATTGAGCAAAAAAGGTATGATGAAGCTCTGAACTGCTTTAAAAGGGCATTTGGGGTGAAGCTTACCGACAGTGAAATCTACTACGATATTGCCACCGTATACTCCCTTATTAAAAAATATGATATAGCTGTGGACGCATTGAGAAATGCCGTTCAACTGGACCATGATCTTAAGATAGAAGCCAGATATGACAGAGCTTTTGAGCCCATCAAAAAAAGTCCGGAGTTTAAGCGGATTGTTTCGTAA
- a CDS encoding YgiQ family radical SAM protein, with the protein MRFLPISKEDMKERGWDQLDFLLISGDAYVDHPSFGTAIISRILEKEGYRVGIIAQPDWKSVDAFKILGRPKYAVLVTSGVIDSMVNHYTASKKVRSDDVYSPGGKAGYRPDRAVIVYCNRVREAFKDIPIIIGGIEASLRRFAHYDYWDDKVRRSILQDSRANLLVYGMGEKPILEIAGMLKQGIPVNEIKEVRGTAYIASYEDLPDEIKEHMDSGAKKGKYAVLPSFEEVSEDKAEYAKAFKIQYEEQDAITGRTLIQKHGDKYVVQNPPIMPLSEKEMDRIYALPYERTYHPIYEKYGGIPAIKEVEFSITSHRGCYGGCSFCALNFHQGRVIQRRSQKSVINEARKLTMLPNFKGYIHDVGGPTANFRGRACEKQDKSGVCKNRQCLYPEPCKNLIVDHSEYLDLLRKLRELPGVKKIFIRSGIRYDYLMLDKNDEFFTELCEHHVSGQLKVAPEHVVNRVLHRMGKPSREVYDRFVKKFYEINQKLNKEQYLVPYLISSHPGSDLKAAVELAVYLNKIKYTPEQVQDFYPTPGTLSTCMFYTGLDPRDMKKVYVPKSPKEKAMQRALLQYRKKENYNLVYEALKLAGREDLIGYGKDCLIKPPKAPKQHGTGRQEEKNSLGHGSKTGEGRKKAAGKAKGGRTGGKSRAGSLRERKKKR; encoded by the coding sequence ATGAGATTTTTACCTATATCAAAAGAAGATATGAAGGAGAGGGGCTGGGATCAGCTGGACTTTCTCTTGATAAGCGGCGATGCCTATGTGGACCACCCGAGTTTCGGCACCGCAATTATATCAAGAATCCTGGAAAAGGAAGGCTACAGGGTTGGAATCATTGCTCAGCCGGATTGGAAAAGTGTTGATGCTTTCAAGATATTAGGACGTCCTAAATATGCAGTTCTTGTCACATCAGGTGTTATAGATTCGATGGTGAACCATTATACGGCCAGTAAGAAGGTCAGAAGCGACGATGTGTACTCTCCGGGAGGAAAGGCTGGTTACAGGCCTGATCGTGCCGTAATAGTTTACTGCAATAGAGTCAGGGAGGCCTTTAAGGATATACCCATCATCATAGGTGGGATAGAAGCGAGCCTCAGAAGATTTGCCCATTATGATTATTGGGATGACAAGGTAAGACGTTCAATACTTCAGGATTCAAGAGCCAATTTATTGGTATATGGCATGGGTGAGAAGCCCATATTGGAGATTGCGGGCATGCTTAAACAGGGCATACCCGTGAATGAAATAAAAGAAGTTCGTGGAACTGCTTATATTGCATCTTATGAGGATTTGCCCGATGAGATAAAGGAGCATATGGACAGCGGGGCTAAAAAGGGAAAATATGCTGTACTGCCATCCTTTGAAGAGGTTTCGGAGGACAAGGCGGAATATGCCAAAGCATTTAAAATTCAGTATGAAGAGCAGGATGCCATAACAGGAAGGACGCTGATACAAAAACATGGCGACAAGTATGTGGTGCAAAATCCTCCGATAATGCCCCTCAGCGAAAAGGAAATGGACAGGATATATGCTCTGCCCTACGAGAGGACCTACCATCCTATATATGAGAAATATGGAGGAATTCCGGCCATAAAGGAAGTAGAGTTCAGTATAACAAGCCATAGAGGCTGTTATGGCGGATGCTCCTTCTGTGCGTTGAATTTCCACCAGGGCAGGGTTATACAGCGCAGAAGCCAGAAGTCTGTGATCAATGAAGCCAGGAAGCTGACAATGCTGCCTAATTTTAAGGGCTATATCCACGACGTGGGAGGACCTACAGCCAACTTCAGGGGAAGAGCATGCGAAAAGCAGGATAAAAGCGGTGTTTGCAAAAACAGGCAGTGCTTATACCCTGAGCCTTGCAAAAACCTCATAGTGGATCACTCCGAATACCTGGATCTTCTGAGAAAGCTGCGGGAATTGCCCGGAGTCAAGAAGATATTTATCCGCTCGGGCATCAGGTATGATTACCTTATGCTGGACAAAAACGATGAGTTTTTTACCGAATTGTGTGAGCACCATGTAAGCGGCCAGCTGAAGGTTGCCCCGGAGCATGTTGTGAACAGAGTGCTGCACAGGATGGGAAAGCCTAGCAGAGAGGTATATGACAGGTTCGTGAAGAAGTTTTATGAAATAAACCAAAAGCTTAACAAAGAGCAATATCTGGTTCCCTATTTGATTTCAAGCCATCCTGGAAGCGATCTGAAGGCTGCTGTAGAGCTGGCTGTATATCTGAATAAGATAAAATACACCCCGGAGCAGGTCCAGGACTTTTATCCCACACCGGGAACGCTTTCCACATGCATGTTTTATACCGGCCTTGATCCCAGGGATATGAAAAAGGTCTATGTACCCAAATCTCCAAAGGAGAAAGCCATGCAAAGGGCATTGCTGCAATACAGAAAAAAGGAGAATTACAACCTTGTTTATGAGGCTTTGAAGCTGGCAGGAAGGGAAGACCTGATAGGATATGGCAAGGATTGTCTAATAAAGCCTCCTAAAGCCCCAAAGCAGCACGGAACCGGAAGGCAGGAGGAAAAAAACAGCTTGGGGCATGGAAGCAAAACGGGAGAAGGCAGAAAAAAAGCTGCCGGAAAGGCGAAAGGCGGAAGAACGGGAGGTAAAAGCCGGGCAGGCAGCTTGAGAGAAAGAAAAAAGAAGAGGTGA
- a CDS encoding ATPase, producing the protein MDYSSELESVIRKYDSLKMHYFNEKGRRDLLIDQKAKLEEALQKVLNNLDVLEQVRILLQKVSEYAREQSRRQIESLVTNCLQFIFDMNIEFKIEIEEVRGRPEAEFYVISNINGEEIKTKPQDARGGGVIDIISLAIRVAMLHCSSLEISGPLILDEPAKHVSEDYIIQVAEFLKQVSSMFDMQVIMVTHNRHLSEIANKGYRVGMIDGISRVSNDS; encoded by the coding sequence ATGGATTATTCATCGGAACTGGAATCGGTAATAAGAAAGTATGACAGCTTGAAGATGCATTATTTCAATGAAAAGGGCAGAAGGGACCTTCTGATTGATCAGAAAGCAAAGCTGGAAGAAGCGCTGCAAAAAGTGTTGAACAACCTCGATGTGCTGGAACAGGTGAGGATACTGCTTCAAAAGGTATCCGAATATGCCCGGGAGCAGTCAAGGAGGCAGATAGAGTCTTTAGTTACCAACTGCTTACAGTTCATATTTGATATGAATATAGAGTTCAAAATAGAGATAGAGGAGGTCCGGGGCAGGCCGGAAGCGGAATTCTATGTAATAAGCAATATCAATGGGGAGGAAATTAAAACAAAACCCCAGGATGCAAGGGGCGGCGGGGTTATTGATATCATATCCCTGGCGATAAGGGTGGCGATGCTCCATTGCAGCAGCCTTGAGATAAGCGGACCTCTTATTTTGGATGAACCGGCAAAGCATGTGAGCGAGGATTATATAATCCAGGTAGCTGAGTTTCTCAAGCAGGTAAGCAGCATGTTCGACATGCAGGTGATAATGGTAACCCATAACAGGCACCTAAGTGAAATTGCCAACAAGGGTTACCGAGTCGGTATGATTGACGGAATAAGCCGTGTTTCAAATGATTCTTGA
- the rny gene encoding ribonuclease Y, with protein sequence MILLGLGVGLIIAVFASFIAYKKGIEYRKRVAEAEIGSAEQEAKRMISEAQRMAESRKREIMLEAKEEIHKSRVELEREIRERRNELQRNERRLVQKEESLDKKMESLEQKDELLNKKTKEVNALQEKISETYRKQVEELERISGLTVEEAKNYLLKNVENEVKHEAALLIKEIEAKAKEEADRKAKEIIAYAIQKCAADHVSETTVSVVPLPNDEMKGRIIGREGRNIRTLETLTGIDLIIDDTPEAVILSGFDPIRREVARITLEKLIVDGRIHPARIEEMVEKAKKEVENTIRQEGDQATFETGVHGLHPELIKLLGRLKFRTSYGQSVLNHSKEVAYLAGFMAAELGLDVNLAKRAGLLHDIGKAVDHEMEGSHVTIGADLAKKYREGNEVINAILAHHGDVEPTSIISILVQAADSISAARPGARRETLESYIKRIEKLEEIANSFPGVEKSFAIQAGREVRIIIKPDEVSDDEMVIKAREIVKKIESELEYPGQIKVNLIRETRSVEYAK encoded by the coding sequence ATGATTTTATTGGGCTTGGGAGTTGGATTGATAATTGCAGTCTTTGCTTCATTTATAGCTTACAAGAAGGGTATAGAATACCGGAAGAGAGTAGCCGAAGCAGAAATAGGCAGTGCCGAACAGGAAGCCAAAAGGATGATCAGTGAAGCTCAGAGAATGGCAGAAAGCCGTAAGAGAGAGATAATGCTTGAGGCTAAGGAGGAAATCCACAAAAGCCGTGTGGAGCTGGAAAGGGAGATCCGGGAAAGAAGGAACGAACTTCAGAGAAATGAGAGAAGATTGGTTCAAAAAGAAGAATCCCTGGATAAGAAGATGGAATCCCTGGAGCAGAAGGATGAACTTCTGAATAAGAAGACCAAAGAGGTAAATGCTCTGCAGGAAAAGATCTCTGAGACTTACAGAAAACAGGTTGAGGAGCTGGAACGGATATCCGGGTTGACTGTGGAAGAGGCTAAGAACTATCTGCTTAAGAATGTGGAGAATGAAGTAAAGCATGAAGCGGCTTTACTGATAAAGGAGATTGAGGCAAAAGCTAAGGAAGAAGCAGACAGGAAAGCAAAGGAAATTATTGCGTATGCAATACAGAAATGTGCGGCAGACCATGTGTCTGAAACCACGGTTTCTGTTGTCCCACTGCCGAACGATGAGATGAAGGGTAGAATAATCGGCCGTGAAGGCAGGAATATCAGAACTCTCGAGACCTTGACAGGCATAGACCTGATTATCGATGATACCCCCGAGGCGGTTATTCTTTCAGGATTTGATCCGATAAGGAGAGAAGTTGCCAGGATAACCCTGGAAAAACTCATAGTAGATGGAAGAATACACCCTGCCAGAATCGAAGAGATGGTCGAAAAGGCTAAGAAGGAAGTGGAAAACACCATTCGCCAGGAGGGTGATCAGGCAACCTTTGAAACCGGAGTTCATGGCCTGCATCCTGAACTCATAAAGCTTCTTGGAAGATTGAAGTTCAGAACCAGTTATGGTCAGAGCGTACTGAATCACTCAAAGGAAGTTGCCTACCTCGCAGGATTCATGGCAGCAGAGTTGGGCCTGGATGTAAACCTTGCAAAGAGAGCAGGGTTGCTGCATGATATAGGCAAGGCCGTGGATCATGAGATGGAAGGATCCCATGTTACTATCGGTGCCGATCTTGCTAAGAAGTATAGAGAAGGAAATGAAGTGATAAATGCTATTCTGGCTCACCATGGTGATGTAGAGCCGACATCGATAATTTCAATTCTGGTACAGGCAGCTGATTCGATATCTGCTGCAAGGCCTGGTGCGAGAAGGGAAACGCTGGAATCTTACATCAAGCGTATTGAAAAGCTTGAAGAGATAGCAAATTCGTTCCCTGGAGTGGAAAAGAGCTTTGCTATACAGGCGGGAAGAGAAGTAAGGATAATTATTAAACCCGATGAAGTTTCGGATGATGAGATGGTTATCAAAGCCCGGGAAATAGTCAAAAAGATTGAGAGTGAACTGGAATATCCAGGACAAATAAAGGTAAATCTTATAAGGGAAACAAGATCTGTTGAATATGCAAAATAA
- a CDS encoding TIGR00282 family metallophosphoesterase yields MKVLFIGDIVGNPGRKTVREVLADLKKELQFDFCIANSENAAGGRGITYVVAQEIYKMGVDVITLGNHAWSKSEVLNFIDTDPRIIRPANYPEGLPGKGSLVYSNGKSKIGVLNLLGRVYMDSVDCPFRTADRELAYLKNLAKVIIVDMHAEATSEKCALAWYLDGKVSCVLGTHTHVQTADERILPFGTAYITDVGMTGPYEGIIGVDRKIIIDKFITHMPARFEVAKGATQFNAVSVEIDENTGKALKIDRISRIVD; encoded by the coding sequence TTGAAGGTTTTATTTATCGGAGATATTGTTGGAAATCCCGGAAGAAAAACTGTCCGGGAAGTTCTTGCGGATTTGAAAAAAGAACTGCAGTTTGATTTTTGCATAGCAAATTCGGAAAACGCTGCGGGAGGCAGAGGGATCACATATGTCGTTGCCCAGGAAATTTACAAAATGGGTGTGGACGTAATCACCCTGGGAAACCATGCCTGGTCCAAAAGCGAAGTATTGAATTTTATTGATACAGACCCCAGGATAATCAGACCTGCCAATTATCCGGAGGGACTCCCCGGAAAAGGTTCATTAGTATACAGCAATGGCAAGTCAAAAATAGGAGTATTGAACTTATTAGGCCGTGTATATATGGACAGCGTGGATTGTCCTTTCAGGACGGCGGACAGAGAACTGGCGTATCTGAAGAATCTTGCCAAGGTAATAATTGTAGATATGCATGCGGAGGCAACTTCCGAAAAATGTGCGCTGGCGTGGTATCTTGACGGCAAGGTAAGCTGCGTGCTGGGTACCCATACCCATGTTCAGACCGCCGATGAGAGGATTTTACCCTTTGGAACGGCATATATTACCGATGTCGGAATGACAGGCCCATATGAAGGTATCATAGGGGTGGACAGAAAAATAATCATTGATAAATTTATTACCCATATGCCTGCAAGGTTTGAGGTGGCAAAAGGGGCTACCCAATTTAATGCGGTATCTGTTGAAATCGATGAAAATACCGGAAAGGCGCTGAAAATTGATAGGATTTCAAGAATTGTAGATTAA
- a CDS encoding stage V sporulation protein S encodes MDVLKVSAKSNPNSIAGALAGVIRERGTAEIQAIGAGALNQAVKAVAIARGFVAPSGMELICIPAFTDIQIDGEERTAIKLIVEPRR; translated from the coding sequence ATGGATGTATTAAAGGTCTCAGCAAAGTCCAATCCAAATTCTATTGCAGGTGCTTTAGCAGGAGTAATCAGAGAGAGAGGAACTGCTGAAATACAAGCGATTGGCGCTGGAGCTCTTAATCAGGCTGTTAAGGCAGTTGCAATTGCAAGAGGTTTTGTTGCACCATCTGGAATGGAATTGATTTGTATACCGGCTTTTACCGATATACAAATAGATGGTGAAGAGAGAACAGCAATAAAACTAATAGTAGAACCAAGAAGATAG
- the pgeF gene encoding peptidoglycan editing factor PgeF: MKKTWLDNPNIEYVEKDGLGYLQFANLSKYKNIINHCFTTRNGGVSRDECSTLNMSFGRNDSRENVLENYRRVSKVLGIKCENMVLSNQVHDNRIRIVDEKDRGKGITRESDIIGFDGLATKAREVALVTFYADCVPVFFLDPIEKAIAVSHSGWRGTVKKIAEETVKVMSSNFGSRLENIVVAIGPSIGKCCFETGEEVYREFINKLAWSKEYCIKTGDEKWHINLQGIIKRTLENAGLREENICVADICTKCNKDTFFSHRGDNGRTGSLAAILQLI; this comes from the coding sequence TTGAAAAAAACCTGGCTTGACAATCCAAATATCGAATACGTAGAAAAGGACGGGCTCGGGTATTTGCAGTTTGCAAACCTAAGCAAATACAAAAACATCATCAACCATTGTTTTACAACCAGAAACGGTGGTGTAAGCAGGGATGAGTGTTCTACATTGAATATGAGCTTTGGCAGGAATGACTCAAGAGAAAATGTTCTTGAGAATTACAGAAGGGTATCAAAAGTCCTGGGCATAAAATGCGAAAATATGGTTCTTTCAAACCAGGTTCATGATAATAGGATTCGCATTGTTGACGAAAAGGACAGAGGAAAAGGGATAACAAGGGAAAGTGATATTATAGGCTTTGACGGCCTGGCTACCAAAGCGCGGGAAGTTGCCCTGGTGACATTTTATGCAGATTGCGTCCCGGTTTTTTTCTTAGACCCGATAGAAAAGGCAATAGCCGTATCCCATTCAGGATGGCGTGGAACGGTCAAAAAAATTGCAGAAGAGACGGTAAAGGTCATGAGCAGTAATTTTGGAAGCCGACTGGAAAATATTGTGGTTGCCATAGGTCCGTCCATTGGTAAATGTTGCTTTGAAACCGGAGAGGAAGTGTACCGGGAATTTATTAATAAACTCGCCTGGAGCAAGGAATACTGTATAAAAACCGGTGACGAAAAGTGGCATATTAATCTTCAGGGAATAATAAAGAGGACTTTAGAAAATGCCGGACTAAGAGAAGAGAATATCTGTGTGGCGGATATTTGCACCAAGTGCAATAAAGATACTTTCTTTTCCCACAGGGGAGATAACGGCAGAACAGGGAGCCTTGCGGCAATCCTTCAGCTTATATAA